Within Triticum dicoccoides isolate Atlit2015 ecotype Zavitan chromosome 1B, WEW_v2.0, whole genome shotgun sequence, the genomic segment ATATGTGACTATCCACTGTGGAGGTACTAACATGTGCATATTACTAGTCTAAATTAACTTCctactatgactagccttaggGCTTGCAAAATTATGCTATCTTAGGAGTGTCACATAGAATAAGTGTTGAGGTGGAGAAGAAAGACTATAAGAAAAGACTTGACTTCTGTTAATTAAAAGATGGCCTCTTAGCAATAATTCTCTCACCACATATTTAGTGATAGCTTGTTATCAAAGATAAGACTAGGAAATAACTATTGTATATCATATTTGATTATCTTCTCGGGATTACGTGGTGGACCTAAGATAAGACTGTCTTATAAACGATTGAACATGCCTTTATGCAGCCTTCACATGTACATGCACAAAGTCACACGTCTTGGGCCTCCACGGGGAAAATCCTGTCGGTTGTGCATTCCGCGCTGGATTGATTCGTTCGTTGGAGCGGCCGAGCACCAAGGAGTCTTTTCACTTCGATCCTGCAGGTAGCTTTATTTGGTCTGGACGGTCAGCATATAAACAATAGATACTATAGGAAACATTTTTCAGTTACTACAATTTTTCTTTCCCCTCCCACAAGGCGACCAAGCTAGTAAGCTCCCCCCCCCCTTGATCTTCGCCGGTGAGCCTGTGGATTCGTCTCCCCTCTGACTGCCGCTCTAGAGACCAATGATGGGGAAGGGAACCTACTGCCTTGACTCTGGCTACTAGATAGGTAGGGTTTTAGTCCTCATAGGGGCGACGCTCGGATGGATGGCGGCGCTTCTTCTTCGAGTTAGTCTTTCGGTCTTGATCCTCCTCAAGTTTGTCCATCAAGATGGATTAGACGGAGCTACGACATAGATTTCTACCATCTCCTTGGGGCGATGAGGTTATGGTTTCTCGCCAGACATATGCTCAGAGAGATTGGTGTCGGGTTCTTCAGATCGATTCAAGGATTCAACGGCGAGGACTGCGGCTTTGAggcgctggtccttaggggcacatgcacgaagacttctCGGCTGTCATCGATAAGGTCAGCCTGGCCTCGGTATGGGAGCAACAAAAATGGTGTGTTGGTTGCTCGTTCTGGCGGCAGCAGTGGTCGTTCGGTGGTCTATGGACCTCGATCTAATTTGTATCACGTTTGAGCACTATTGTGGTTAAGCCCTATGCAAAAAGTTTAAACCCTCTTTTGTTGACACAGTTATGAACCATTGCCTTGCTAAGGTATGCATAGGTCCCAAGAAAGCAAACGTTCTGGCAAAAAGCAATCATATGCGAAGACAGAGCCTATACCACAAGTGGTACTTGAAGCAAATGTTTGCGATATGCAAAACATCTCAAATGTTTCTTTCGTACAAATTGCATTGGAAAATACATCTATCACACACACTGTATATTAACATAATTTTTGGTGTACGGCCGACATTGGAGACGATTGCTCAATGTAGTGTGTGCGCAAAAAgatcagtgggagcctctcccactgtcgttcACAGTCAAAAAAGATGTGTATCACAAATATTTAATCTACCGCATTGTTTCGGATGCAAACAATATCACACACATTAAAGAACTACAAAAATGTGTGTGGTGCTACCACTATCCACATGTTTTtacttgctaagtttgtgccatggTGTTCCTAGCACACACGCTTTTCAGTGGTGCGCCGTATTCGATGTGTCCTTAAGCACACACGNNNNNNNNNNNNNNNNNNNNNNNNNNNNNNNNNNNNNNNNNNNNNNNNNNNNNNNNNNNNNNNNNNNNNNNNNNNNNNNNNNNNNNNNNNNNNNNNNNNNNNNNNNNNNNNNNNNNNNNNNNNNNNNNNNNNNNNNNNNNNNNNNNNNNNNNNNNNNNNNNNNNNNNNNNNNNNNNNNNNNNNNNNNNNNNNNNNNNNNNNNNNNNNNNNNNNNNNNNNNNNNNNNNNNNNNNNNNNNNNNNTGTGCAACTGTGAACAATTGCACACGTTATTCATCAGAGAAACGTGTGTGTGATTGGTTTCAATCGCACACGTGTGCATCGTAATGACCCGTTACACAACTAGTTTTTTCCCATAATCTACTCCCTGCAATTTATAATTTTCCAGAATTTCAATTAGAAATTTATAACATTTAAATTATAAAGtatgtcattcacatatttcatatcCACCATACATATATTTACAATGTTTCAACAATAGTGCATAAATCAAATCCAaagtatgttcaagaattacagaaCCAATAGATAACAATGGCGACCCGCAATAGTATTAAAGGAGATAAAGAGAGATGTGAAAGGCATTTCGGTTGTTGGAAAAGGTGAAgaagtggaatgcccatattgtgccctcttcCGTGCCGAAGGCGCGCACAACTTTAGTCAAAGCCCTTGTGATGACCGCCCACTCATCCTTCATCAGCTTGAGGAAAACTTCTAGACCATCATCATGGTAGCCTGGGTGATATACTTTAATTTTCGTTGACTctgcaccaatcatgtagtttatgaggtaatcttgagtaaagtgTCTTGAAAAACACTGAAAACGAAAAAAATTCAGATATTTTTGTCTAATAACTCAATGTGGGCAGGAAAAAGCAGGCAAAGAAGTTCTTACGATCctctaaagttcactgttgtcttggataaagcatAAATAAAGAGTTTAATTCTCATAACCTGTCTCTttctcctaacaatctttcttagtttcctcacttgatgttggttcataaATATCTCATTGTCCCATGCGCAAAAAGGTTCGAAGCGTGGATTTGTATTGCTGACATATGTAcctacgagcaacaagtaaatgttAGTGCGTAAActtcaattgcacaatgatgtaacaTAAGACATGGGATGTAACTAACCTCGATGGTAGACAACAACATCGCCAATTGTGGTCATGTCTAAGTACATTGAAATGCATCTTAACTAGAACAAGcctaacatcaaccaaatatagccatggtAAACAACATCTCCCAATGATAGCTTTGTTGTGAAGAGTAAAGGCGGTAGTAAAGCAACAGAGGAAAAAGTAGAAAAACATATTTACTAGGACATGTTTAACAACAACCAAACATAGCCATATaactggtattgatgaaatcgAAGTGGACAGTTCATACTTCACATTGCATACTTTAACATCGCACTATGCATAACTGAAGTAAACACGACATATGTTAACTACAACAaacttaacaacaagcaaatatagccCTTGAAACTTGTATTAGTAAAATTGAATTGAACACTACATACTTGAACTTCACATTGCATACTTTACCTAACGTAAACATGACATATGTTATCTACAACagacttaacaacaaccaaatatagccaaaaCATAAATAGCAActaaattccaaaatttagcagaaATTACAATAAAATATTATTACTAATATAGAGAATAGTGAACACTTTTCCAGCCTACAAATAAATTAAAATGAAATTTATAAAATTATTCTGGCCTTCATAATCATTTCCTAATAATTAATTTAGGGtcataaataattcaaaaaaaaaaattcaacTCCAAGTAATTCACCAAGAATATGCAAGGTATTCCAACCTTTTTATTTTGaacaagtcatattatcttcacttgtGGTTGCTATGAATATTTTAATATCTCTAAATCCAATATAAACCCTACCCGTGGGCGGCGGGTAGGGTGATCCAGGGAGCGTCCTCGGCCCACGTGTTGGGGACCTTCAAGTGGTTGGCTGGCCTGCTTATTAGGTTGGTCAAGTGCGTCGGGATGGGTTATTTTAGGCACCTCTCATGCAGTGTTGCCTGGGAAATGCTTGGACTTAACTACAAGACAAATACTAACGCGATAAGAGCATAATTATTTGCATGTAACTAACAAAAAATGTCGTTCAAATAGTTCAAAAACCTTCTTGGTTGCATATCATTTTTGTTCCTTCTGTCGTGGCGTCCGTGAAAAGCTGGCAAATGACTGGCCCCAGAGCAATATCTGGACGACTAATTGGTCGAGTCGGTATGTGTGTTGTTTTGTTAAATAGATGCGAGCCTTCGTTTCCATATGGGTATGCTTGGGCTTTCTTGCGGCTGTCTATTTGTTCATTCATGCACTGCTAGAGGATCCCCTTGCCGACCACCAACAACACACTCGAAATCGTGTCAGCGTTGTTTTTTTCAGCACAATTACGAGACAAGGGAAGGCCCCTTGATGGGTTCATGTTCATGATAATGCCCTTTGGGTATAATTCATAAAATGGATCTTTACTAGATGTGATGGCCATAACTTGCTTAACTTCCTGGCTGCAATTGGTTCATTCTCGTATGTATTCTTATTCATACTAATGCCTTTTGGGGATGATTTATAAAATGGACATTTATTAGGCGTGCTGCCCATAGCGCTGCTTAACATCCTGGTTGCAGTTGGTCTTTGTGCCAATGGCCAACGGGTcatctagtgtgtgtgtgtgggcgcgcgCGTGTAAACNNNNNNNNNNNNNNNNNNNNNNNNNNNNNNNNNNNNNNNNNNNNNNNNNNNNNNNNNNNNNNNNNNNNNNNNNNNNNNNNNNNNNNNNNNNNNNNNNNNNNNNNNNNNNNNNNNNNNNNNNNNNNNNNNNNNNNNNNNNNNNNNNNNNNNNNNNNNNNNNNNNNNNNNNNNNNNNNNNNNNNNNNNNNNNNNNNNNNNNNNNNNNNNNNNNNNTTGGGGGCGCTGTCTTTTGGCCCTCTTGGGTCAACCCAAGAGGGAATTCTCCCATAAAATCCGGATTTTTTGGGAAGTTTCCAGACCATTCTGAAAAAACCATTTATAGATCTAAAACTTTTTCGGACATGTTATACCTTTTAGAAATTCTCGAAACCCTTCTGGGACTGTCCAAAACATTTTTGGATCCATCCGAAACCATTTCGGTGCTCCTCACTCCTCTACTTACCATAATTACtactccatctgttcctaaatataagacttttttACATATTCCAATAcaaactacatacagagcaaaatgagtgaatctacactctgaaatgcgtctatatacatctgtatgtagtctatattgaaatctctaaaaggccttatatttagaaatggagggagtagttgttaagcGTGTGATCCTACAGGTTCGAAAATAAGCGGACATGACGCGGAATACTTTTCGGTCAATAGTTAACAGCCGGATCTAGAAGCCCTTGTTAACTCCCACATATTCATGAAGTTCTCAAGCGAACCTTCTGTTCCACCATTCCTTTTGCTTCGCAATATGTTACAAAATCCGAGCCGGGATATTATCGGTATCCAGATATGTATTGTTTGCGGAATAAATACAATAATAACATTTTTTTTTGGACATTCATGTTGTATATAATAACTATTTGGAAGTTTATATGTATTAACAACTGATTACATAAGTAACTATCGAGTAAGATAGTTCGATATCTTAATCATGACTATGATACGACGCCTATATTTATAGTCATGTTTACTCAATTCTAGCATTAAAATATCTTGTTAGGAATATGAAAGATGGAAAACTATATATTTAATAGCTTTCGATGCTAGGATAGAAAATTCACGCACATAAAGATGAGGGCATAATTTAGACAATTTAACCATAACAACCAAGATATTTGTGTTCAGTGCATACACGATACAACTCTAGTTTTCCATCGACAACACTTTTTGTTTCTTTTACATTTTCACATGATGCTTCAATACTTGGTTAACAATTGAATTATTCTCGTAGATTTCCCCACTGGTAATATGTATTTTTTAATGTGGCACGACATACAGCAGTATTGCAGTACGTAGtgcagcaacatgagtacaaaatgTGTGTGTGAAAAATCTAGTGGTAGCAAGTTGTTTTTAAGGCTAAAGTGCAAAGTTCCGTCTCATTTTTGCGAAAGACCCAATTGTAAGCAACTATGTAATTTCTTGATGATTGTAAACGCAGCCACAGCAAAAGAGGACAAGActtcttttttttggggggggggcgccgcgaCAATAGATGGGATTGCACACAACCTATATATGCGATTGCATTGCAATCAAAGAGGCcttttcaaaataaaataaaaagtacTATAAGTTTACAATCGAAAGAAATGTAGCGCAAAATTTGTTGTCAACACAATTCATACGACAACCAAAATAATGGACCCACTGAAGAAGAAGGAAAGCCGAAAAGGCAACTTGTTAGGGCAACTGGTCATCATGAGCGATGGATGCCAGAGCCGCTTGAAGAGGGAAACAAAAGGCCCACATATATTTCCGTAGATATTTAAAAGAGAATCTTGAAAATTGTGTGATGTGATCATCATCGTGGACGCCGTTATATTGATGGGGTGGCCTACATGCCTTGTTCAACGAGGTAGTCGCCGAGCCTCTCCACCACCATGTTGCACTGCCCAGGGGTCATGGGCTCCTCGTAGGCGCCAACCACCAGCGCCTGCCCGGTCTTCTTGATGGTGATGCCTCCTGCTCCCTGCAGGCCGGATGAGCCGCAAAGTAAGATGACGAAGCACAGGGATCGATCAATCAATTTTTCAAGAACATATATAATTCTAGTAGAAAACTCGAGAGATGCATGCATGCATACCTTCTTGCCACGGATGACGGCCCCAGGTTCACCCTGGATAACCATGTACTTGGCACCTGCAACGAACATGCCGGTGGGGGCGAGGTGCCCCGGCTCGTCGAAGTCCTTCATGATGGCAGTGATCTCGGCGGGCGCGAACTGGAAGCCACACAAAAACCAAAACCAACCAGCACCGTGAGACATGGAGAAACGAATCTACGAGAGATCATACAGGAAATCTGAAGGCGGACGGCATGCCGGCGGTGACCTGGGGGAAGTCGGCGCTCTGGGCCCAGACGGTGCCGTCGTGGCCGAGGATGGCCGCGGAGGCGAGGTGGTGGCCCTCGATGTCGCACATCAGGTGCTCGTCGACGTAAGTCTGCCACGACATCTTGGCTGGCCGGACTTGTGTGGTGCTTCCTTGGACGTTCAAGGTGAGGAGGGGGGTTTCTCTGGGGGAGTGGCGATCGGAGTTCGTTGGCTCTGGTGCGTGGATTGGGCGGTGGACGCTATAAATAGAGGAGGGCGGGGGGCGGAAGAGCGGATCCCCGCGTCGTCCCAGCCACCCGTTGGCCCCTTGGCGCCCTTGCCCCTCGCCGTCTTTCCAGGGGTTGCTTCGCTTGCGGACCTGCCCTGGCTTGGCTCATCCGTCAGGGCCCGACGATCCGTGGGCACCGGTTTTGCTGGAATATTCGGACCTCGCCTCTCCATTTCGGGACGATGTAAACCAGGGTTGAGCCTAGTTGCAAATTTGACGCCGGCCGCTTTTTGTTTTTCCGAACGTGGATGTTCAGATACACTCACTCCATGAATgcacgcatgcacgcacgcactcattGTCTCTATTAGCACCTCTGAGATCCTGAGCCCGCATAAcaccttgagattgacgaagtcattaCAGACGCCTCGTATTCGATGGAACGTCTCCTGAACGAACGTCTCGGAAAATGCTGAAATAAATTGAGCAAAACGTGAACAACAGTGTCAAGTCTAAGCTCAGCCGTTGTTTTGCTGATCTTTCATGAGTCCAAACACTTAACGCACATATGTTAGAAAAACACTTTGATAAATTATGACGTATAACAACTTAAAAAAAAAGGACGAATAACTAGCTTGGATAATCCAAATTTACAAATGTAGAAAGAATTACGAGACAAAACCATAAGAATACAATGTGGATTTAAGCCATGTTTTCAATTCACACACGCACACAATTGCTATATACAAACGCAAACTCACAAATCTCATCCCATCTTAACAAGGAATAACTAGCGCTACGCTAGAAGCACCTACTATTTACGTGTGAACACAATTCAAAACAAGGGTTAATTCCTGAGCTCCAAATTGTGGAGGAAGCAAACTTGTGGAGTAATTAAGCATGACTATTGACTCGAGACATTTTTTAGCATGAACATTTGGCAAAAAAACATAaatatttaatatttattaaaTACGTAAATGAGGTGGGTTTTCTTAAATCCCATTTTTAAAACAaactaacaaaaataaaaaaatataagaaaACGAACAAACCAGTCATTTGGGCCCGGCACAAGTAATCCCAGGTGGATATTTCTGCTCACGACATGCGGAATAGGAGGTCTGATCAAGTAGCTAGTGGGTGATAATGTGATGCTTGGGCACAAATTCTATCAGTCACTAGCTAGCGATCCCGCGATGGGTCGACTCTGTTTTCAGCTAATCACTTTTCAACGGCTCATTCGATTCCTATACAGTTTGCTTCAGTTTTCTTTAACCCTTTTCGTCTCTGTTTTTCCTTTATAGGCCTTTTTCTTTTCCTTgctccctttttctttttcttttttctcatcTTCTAGTTTTCTTTtcactatttttcttcttcttttcttctgggcttctttctttAGGTTTTAGTTTCCATTTTCATttccattttctttttttcttctcatgCACAAAGatatatttttttaaataaatttttaattaaactattaaaaaatcaaatGTTTGATGTTTTCTAGTACATGATGAACTTTTCCTAAATTTAGAATGGACATTTTAATATCCATCACGAAAGTTTTAGAAATACCTGATGGAGTTTTCAAGAATTACACTATGAACTTTATACTGAATACATGACGAACTTTTTCTTCACTATTTTTCAAtttatatttttattttccttGCTTTTCTGAAAAatcatttttgtaaatatgatgtcaAATTTTGAGTAACACATGGCGAATATTTTCTGAATAGAAGACGAACATTTTAATATACACAATCACAGTTTGAAAATTTGTGATGATTGCTTCACATACATGATAAAAAAATATGCAATGAACCTAttaggaaaaatacatacacaaattattttTAAATACGTGATGGATATTTTTAATATACAACATGACATTTTTTGCAAACATGATGGatagaaaaaaaaacaaatatggaacacaatgaacattttttaaaatacaatGCACTTTTCGTAAATACATTGTGAATGTTTTTATACACAATGGACCATTCAAAATACACAAGGGACATTTAGTAAATTTAGCAAACTAAAATATTGTATTTTTTAATATTTCGAAATATAAAGAAAGGGAAAACATAAAGTGCAACAAAAGACAAAAAAAAGTGAAACACACCTATAGGAGATGGCAAAGACACAACTCAAAAAAACAAAGATGGGAAAGAAGATCGGGCTACTACTCGCAATGGCTCGAAAGATTAGGGACGAGGCATAGCAAGTCGTGGGCTTCGGGAGCATGCGCCACCCACCCATAGCTTAACTTCGAGATACTCCTTCGGTGCTACTTGGCTACTACTTGAACAGAAGGGTTTAGCCCCTTTTGGGCTCCAAATTTTGATGAAAACTTTCTCAGACTgggttttttttatttcttttttcctttttcctttttacttttccttttaacTTTTCGTTTTTATTTGGAGAACATTATTTTCATAGAATTCAAATACAACAAATTCAATAAATGT encodes:
- the LOC119309936 gene encoding profilin-2, producing MSWQTYVDEHLMCDIEGHHLASAAILGHDGTVWAQSADFPQFAPAEITAIMKDFDEPGHLAPTGMFVAGAKYMVIQGEPGAVIRGKKGAGGITIKKTGQALVVGAYEEPMTPGQCNMVVERLGDYLVEQGM